The genomic segment TTGAGGGTGACGGGGGAGGCGTTTTGCCCGCGATCCACGATTTTGAGGATGGCGTCGTAAATGCGCTGGTGGGGCGGCTGGTAAAAATGTTCCGTGCGCAGAAAGTCGCTGACCCGTTCAAGATGGCGGTTATCAATAAGAAGCATGCCGAGCAGGCCCTGTTCTGCTTCCAGATTATGGGGAAGAATCCGGTATTCCGGCTCTTCGTCATGATTGATTCTGAGTTCTTCGACGTTCGACATGAGTTTTACCTGACAAAACTTTTCTATTTTCTATGTGTGATTCGGCAAAGGATATCAGACATTATAAAGGCCGCCTAGGTTCTACGGTCTGTGAATAACGGGGATAGCGGGGAGAAGGTAAAAAAACCCGCTTTGTTACAAGCGGGTTTTTGAATTCTTTTTGTAAAGAAAAACTTATTCGGCCTTGGCGTCTTCTGATTCAGACGCCTCCTCCGGCTGAGGAGCTTCTTCGGAATCTTCTTCGGCCCTGGCTTCGGCTTTTGCCGCTTTTTTGGCGGCTTTTTTCTGCGCCTTTTCGGCTTCAGCCGCTTCTTTGACAGCAGATTCCTCGGTTTTTTCCTTTTCCGCTTCCAGCGCGCTGTCCTCAAGCATTCTGGCTTTGGCTTCTTCTTCAGCCTTCGCCGCATTCTCAGCTTCGATTTCGGCCTGTTCGTCCGCAATCACGGCTTTACCGGTTTTGGCCTGTATCTTGGCTTCATCTTCGGAGCGGGCAATGTTGATGGTGATTTCGACTTTGACTTCCGGGTGCAAAGCGATGTCGACAGGGAAAATGCCGATCGTTTTCAGGTTCTGGTTCAACGCCACCATGCCGCGGGTCAGTGTTTCCTTTGTTGCTTCATTGACGGCCTCGGCAATGTCGCGGGCGGCCACAGAGCCGTAAAGATGCCCTGTTTCCGAAGCCTGGCGGATAATCGAGACCGTGAGTTTGTCCAGCGCCTTGGCCCGTTTTTCGGCGTCTTTTTTGCGCTCGGCATTTGCTTTTTCAAGGGCGTCTTTTTGCGTCTCGAAATAAGCAATATTGTCCTTCGTGGCGCGAAGCGCCTTGCTTTGCGGCAGAAGGTAGTTGCGCGCATAGCCCGGCTTTACATTCACGACATCTCCCATCGCGCCGAGTTTTTCAATGCGCTCCAATAAAATAACTTGTGTTGCCATCGTTAAAAATCCTTTCTTCTTTTCTTCCTGCGGCCTTACAGGTCGCGTCTGCCGCCATAAGAACTGCCGCCGGGGCTGCCGTAACTGCTGCCGCTGCCTTCTCCATCCTGACGGACATAGGAAAGCAGGGCCATGTAACGGGCGCGTTTAATCGCCTGCGCCAGTTTGCGCTGTTTCTTTTGGGACACCGACGTGATGCGGCTCGGGACGATTTTCCCCCGTTCCGAAATGTAACGGCTGAGCGTTTTGATGTCTTTCCAGTCAATGGCCTGCGCTTTCGGGCCGGAAAAAGGGCATGATTTTTTACGTCTGAAAAACGGTTTTTTAACCGTGGGAGCATCTGCTGCGGACATTATGCGGCCTCCTGTTGCGTGTCTGTTTCATCTCTGTCTCTATCTTTTCCGCCGCCTAAAATGACGGAAGGGCCACTGGAGAGTTCGTCTTCACGAATGCTCATATAGCGCAGGACGTCTTCATTGAGACGCAAGGTCCGCTCCAGTTCGGCAACGGCCTGGGCCGGCGCATCGCTTTCGATCAGGACGTAGTGCCCTTTCCGGTTTTTCTTGATGCGGTAGGCGAGGGTCCGGAGTCCCCAATGTTCCGTTTTGTGGATTTTACCTTTTCCATCGGTGATGATTTTTTCGGCGGCGCTTGTCAGGTCCTTGACCTGCGCATCGCTTAAGTCCTGCCGTGCGATAAACACGGTTTCATAGTAAGGCATCTGTTATCTCCTCTTGAGTTTTAGCCGGCCATTTAGCCCTGGATTATGCCGGCGAGGTTCATATTGAGGCGCGTTATACCCCTACAAAGGCAACCGAATCAAGGAAAAACGACATCGCCAGATAAAACCCGCTCCGGTCTTTTACGGCCGGAGCGGGCTTTCCCAGGAATAAGGATGAAAAAACTTTTACTTTCTACTTCAAACGACCTCAATGCACGCAACCCGGGAAACCTACCTGGCGCAGCGTGCCTTGTTATTGTTACTGCTCCTTTTCAGGCAATTCGCCATGAAGAGCGACCACGGCGTCTTGCAACTCCGGCTTGCTTCACGGTGTGAAGCCTTGCGCAGTATTTTACAAAGCTGTTCGTAGGTCAGCTCCGGATCGTCCAGGGCCGCCTGAAAGTCCGACAGAGACTGCGAACTGGCGTATTCGGCATAATCGGCGTTCAAAGGACTCGTTTCACAGCTAAGCATGTAGGCATAACCCGTTTCTTCGAGCACATGTCGTACAATCTTGTTTTCTCCAGAACTCACTATCAGCGCCTCCTTTCAGGGGGTATCCGTTTTACAAATGAGCCCTCTATCCTTCCGCATCTCTCCCACGTCACGAGCCACACC from the Rhodospirillales bacterium genome contains:
- the rplI gene encoding 50S ribosomal protein L9, giving the protein MATQVILLERIEKLGAMGDVVNVKPGYARNYLLPQSKALRATKDNIAYFETQKDALEKANAERKKDAEKRAKALDKLTVSIIRQASETGHLYGSVAARDIAEAVNEATKETLTRGMVALNQNLKTIGIFPVDIALHPEVKVEITINIARSEDEAKIQAKTGKAVIADEQAEIEAENAAKAEEEAKARMLEDSALEAEKEKTEESAVKEAAEAEKAQKKAAKKAAKAEARAEEDSEEAPQPEEASESEDAKAE
- a CDS encoding 30S ribosomal protein S18 — encoded protein: MSAADAPTVKKPFFRRKKSCPFSGPKAQAIDWKDIKTLSRYISERGKIVPSRITSVSQKKQRKLAQAIKRARYMALLSYVRQDGEGSGSSYGSPGGSSYGGRRDL
- the rpsF gene encoding 30S ribosomal protein S6; this encodes MPYYETVFIARQDLSDAQVKDLTSAAEKIITDGKGKIHKTEHWGLRTLAYRIKKNRKGHYVLIESDAPAQAVAELERTLRLNEDVLRYMSIREDELSSGPSVILGGGKDRDRDETDTQQEAA